The DNA region aataaaaagaatttttaaagcaTATTATATTCTCTTGCTTAATGTAGCATCTTAATATGGTCGTGGACAATTGAAATGCAGGGGTGATAACATCtttcatgtttttctttttatttctctattCGCAGAATCGTGATTCACAGTCTTTGCTTCCACTAAGTGTCAAGCAAATTAGTGAAGCCTTTCAATCAAGTGATGATAAGACAAACTTTCTCATTGATGGGGTTGACGTGAATAATGTAAGTCTCTCTTATACTCATGTATAAGattgggttgctctagtggtgagcaccctgcacttccaaccaagaggttgcgagttcgagtcaccccaagagcaaggtggggagttcttggagggagggagccgagggtctatcgaaaacagcctctctaccccagggtaggggtaaggtttgcgtacacactaccctcctcagatcccactagtgggattatactgggttattgttgtctCTTATACTCATGGCTTTTACTGTTTTGTTGAAAGTTTATGCAAGATATGTATGATTTAGAATTTGACGTGTTCGTAGGTGAAAGTGGTGGGTATTTTATTCAACAAATCGGAAAGGGTTACAGAAGTTTCATTTGTAGTGGATGATGGAACAGGGCGCATTGACTGTTCTCGATGGTAATTGTCagtttcttttttcccttttctgtTCTGACTTTAATTTGTTTAGGATTCTATCTGACTGATGGGTATGGTTTTGATATCATTTCTGTCATCATAGACCGCAAGTATATTGTGGTGCATCTCTTATTGGTAAAGGATTTAGAATTGCTATACCTCTTATGTAAAACCATAATCTAGTCAATTGCTATTATGTCTGACACAATTGACTTTctgttttaaaaatttaattgtaAAGTTTGGTTGATGCATGCTATGCAGGGTAAATGAAGCTGTTGATGCCAAGGAAATGGAAGCAGTCACGTAACTTTTCTTCTTGATAGTGTGCTATTTTTTCACCTAAGATATATTTTAATAtcatgttttattgtttgttCGGGTTCTTTGTCAAATAGAAATGGCATGTATGTTCGGGTTCATGGACACTTGAAAGGATTATTGGGTAAAAGGCAGTTGGTAGCTTACTCTGTCAGGTATTACTGTACGAATGGGTTTTTTGAATTGCTCATTTCTGTTTCTTTCAGTATATTAATGTTGGGGAGTTTATGCACAAGTCGTTAAGCTTTTCTGCTAGTGAGGTGGTTGCCTTGGCTTGGAGAAAAGCTATTTCCATAGGGTTTTAGGTTTTATAGCACATTATTTGTAATTATCCAGCATTCATGTACTCAATGCGTCACAGCATTACTTCACCATAAAGTTACTAACTTATCTGTACTTGAAACCATATAAAAACATGAAACTTATATTTAGTGTTGATTTTAGTATTTTCAAGGTCCACGTACGGTCGTAGTTAGTTTCCTTGTTCTTAAGCCCTAGTTATATCCTTGCATGCCTTTGTTAGTTGATTACTTTGTAATGTATCTAGGACCTCTCCACTTTTCAAGTGTTGATTATTTATATTGCTGTTTTTATAATTTCTTAATTGGGATCAATTCTTTTTTTGATAGTTGTTTGTCAAAACAAGGCAACTGTATCTGTTCCGTGCCTCCTTTTCTGGAGAGGCACAGGGAGATCAGTTAAGCAAAATTGGCGTGTAAACTTGTTACAAATGGGAGGTTTTGCATTATCTGATTGATCCCTTAAGTGCGATGAATCAATAACTGGGCAAACCAAACTTGTTAACTATGTTGACAACTTGACATGTACAATTTTTGATCGTCATTTTCATTAACCATGACggagtttataaatatttattctTAAACCAATGAACTTTCTGTAAACTCCAACTTGACAAAATAGTTTGCGAGAAAAACATCTCTGATGAAATAAAACTAAAAAGCATGTATATGGATTGAACCACACACCTGTCCTTATATATTAGTGCATGAATGGCTAGGGCATGAAGCATGTAAAAATTTCATGAGAGTTGTTATTTCTACTCATATGGTCTCTTGGGAGGTTAGAAGATGACCCCCTTCTCCTGTTCCCTCTGTATCTTCTTTGACGAGTTGGTGGTAAAGATCCTAAGTTCTTATCTTTGTGGTTTTAGGCCTGTGGATGACTACAATGAGATTGCAAGCCACTTTGCAGAGGTCATTTATGTTCATAGCTACAACAGTAAGCTACGGGTATTTAGCAAACTGCCTCGCATGTGTTAAGCTAAAACAGAATATGATGTACATAAGATTCTGATTAGAGTTGTATTTCCTTTGCCCCTCCAGAGGCAACAGGATAGTTCGTCTATGTCAGCTCAAGTGCCTAGCTCAGCGGCCAACACTCCTTTAAAGGGATATCAAGCTTCACTGTCGACTCAAGTATCTCTAATTACGTTTGCTCTTTCTTTTAATTGGCGTAGTTAATTCTAATGttcattttcagttttttttcacATTTTCACTATAACCAGTGATTTAGTAATTTTCTTTTAAGTTTCAGTTTCCTGGATACAACATGGACGGGATCAGGGGTGTAGATAAAATGGTATTGGACTACTTGCAACAACCGTCATGCCTGTAAGTCATTTGAATCTCCAAAAAGTTTTCTCACTGGGGATGCATTTTTCAGTGTTTGCTTCTTTCTAGTGCAAATACCATGGCAATCACAGCAGTACAAATGAAGGCAGATTATTACATGtcgaagttttttttttgttttttttttggcggCTGATTTTGTCGGATACTCCTGTTCTGTCAGATGTCAAAGAAAGAAATATACGAGTGTTACTCCGTGAAATAACTTTCAAATTGTTCACTTGCTTTAGAGAAGACTTGATAACAAAATAGCGAGTGGGTTCTTTGCAAGGTCGGGTACTTCTCCTATATCTCGTGCCTTGCTTTTTTGCTCGGTCAGCACCTAAGTGGGGTTCAATGCGTAACAAAAATGGCCAAAACAAAAAAAGGGATGTAGGGCTAATAGAATAGATTGGGGAAGCAGTCAATAACGGTCTGTTCTCGCCTATCAATAGATAATGGGTCATAATGCACTCTTCACACCACAAATTCACTTTTAAGTTGAATATCCTTCACCCCTTGTCTCCTCATTGTCCTATTTATAAGCCAGGGCTTTTCCATCTAGGAAACAACCGAAAATTCAAGAGGGTCGCCTTTGGAGAAGGGGGTTGCTTTCTTGTGATAGTAATTGTCAACATCTCTGCCATCATTTGAGTAACCGATGTTATAACTTTTGTTAGAGCTAATGCAAAGCCAGGAAAAATGCAGGCCAGTTATGACCATCCAGTGGACTAACTtttcaaaaagggaaaaagaaaagaacaccCACTGAACTTGCTGCCCTTTGGTTAATAAATGTTAAAATAGATGGTTTTCCAGGCAGGACACGCAGATGGTTTGTTTGGGACCTTTCCTCTCAGGTTGATTCCAGTTTTTAGGATCTTATTTGATGCTATGAAATGCGTAATCTTATCCAACTGTGTGCTCCATAAAACTAGATGTATTTCTGTAAAAACTCATGCTACCAACTCCTGAAAGAAATCTTATCAACTTAGTAGTAAGAGCGCAACGGGTAGTGTGTGAATTACGTCGGGTCCGAACCCTACCATAGACAAAGCCTGGTAGTTAAGTGGAGAATAGTAGAGGAGCGAGCCCATTATCTATCGAGTTTCGAACCGCACTGGCTCTCAAGGCTTCTCAgttattaaaaaaagaagaagaggtaaATAGGAGGATTTAGGCTGTCGCTCTGGAATAGAGGAAGATGGGAGAGGAGTATAATAGATTTTTGACTTCGGGATGTATCATGAATGGTTGAACTTTGGTCAAATTCGTAATGTCTCTctttataaaaatgaaaagtaGATGAAGGCTTTGTTACTACTAACACCGGATAGGAACTCTGCAAGATGGGGCAACTTAGGGAATATATTAATTATTAGCAATATGATGATGATCTCCATTATTAAGTCATTTAAAGGATCTAAATGTACTCGTATGTTATTTATCTAAACTCAGGCATGAGCATGCCTTTAGGTATTCCATTGTAGTATAAATGGGAACTTTCATCAAGAGACTAAATTTGGATTGTTTGAGGAACATCTCTTCCTGCCTTTGTGTTAGAAATTCGCAGAGACGCTTGCTGCTCTGGTAGTCTACAGTTGTTCCTTTCTCAATTGCGGCGTTAACAAGTGGATATAATTTGCGGTCTGAGTGATCCGCTTCGTACTTCTTTTGCTAGATTGTATCAGACTATCAGGTGGAGGGTATCTTGAAAATTTGTAAAGTGCATTGCATATAAGCCTTGAGCAAATAAATGGTTTTGATTAAATTTTGATCTTAATGTTAACAAATGGTTGATTACCTAAATTCTAGAATATGTAAAGTCTGATGTTTATTCTTAAAATGTGTTACAGTTGTCATGTTGGATAATTGCATTTCGGTAGCACTGAATGTCTGAATCAGGCATTAAATATGTAATGTACTAAAGTAACAAGAATACAAACTTGACAATTTTATTACAACACAAAAGATAAGAGAAAGATAGGAGAAGAACAGAGGAAAAGAAGGGAAAAGAGTAGagcgagagagagagaaagaggagaaAGAAGAGAGAACGTAAAGAAAGAGATTTAGAATTTTATCAGATTTTCCATTCCTGCTTTCCCTTATTGTCTGTAGTTATTTATAGAACTAATGGGTCAAGTCCCTTGCGCACACTAACTAGTTCTAACCACCTTCAACTGAGTAACTAACTTCTAATCCCATCTAACTTTCCTCCAAGATCACTACAAAATAGTGATAAGATGGTCTGAATATATATGGCATTGAGCCAGTCAATAAAAAAATTGATATTAGAGGAAAGGAAGATGAATATTAGCATCAAAAAAATTAATTGGAAAGAAAAGATTACATCTTTGTGGTGAATTTGACTCTACATCGGGCTGAATGGAGAAGAG from Nicotiana tabacum cultivar K326 chromosome 24, ASM71507v2, whole genome shotgun sequence includes:
- the LOC107773104 gene encoding replication protein A 32 kDa subunit B-like isoform X2 — its product is MYGGNSQFDGNAAFAGGGFMPSQATQTAGDHSFSPAKNRDSQSLLPLSVKQISEAFQSSDDKTNFLIDGVDVNNVKVVGILFNKSERVTEVSFVVDDGTGRIDCSRWVNEAVDAKEMEAVTNGMYVRVHGHLKGLLGKRQLVAYSVRPVDDYNEIASHFAEVIYVHSYNSKLRRQQDSSSMSAQVPSSAANTPLKGYQASLSTQFPGYNMDGIRGVDKMVLDYLQQPSCLAREKGVHRNELAQQLKVPSEKILEAIESLESEGLVYSTIDEYHYKSTANG
- the LOC107773104 gene encoding replication protein A 32 kDa subunit A-like isoform X1, giving the protein MYGGNSQFDGNAAFAGGGFMPSQATQTAGDHSFSPAKNRDSQSLLPLSVKQISEAFQSSDDKTNFLIDGVDVNNVKVVGILFNKSERVTEVSFVVDDGTGRIDCSRWVNEAVDAKEMEAVTNGMYVRVHGHLKGLLGKRQLVAYSVRPVDDYNEIASHFAEVIYVHSYNSKLRRQQDSSSMSAQVPSSAANTPLKGYQASLSTQFQFPGYNMDGIRGVDKMVLDYLQQPSCLAREKGVHRNELAQQLKVPSEKILEAIESLESEGLVYSTIDEYHYKSTANG